The following coding sequences lie in one Acetonema longum DSM 6540 genomic window:
- a CDS encoding sugar ABC transporter ATP-binding protein: MAETGFLLEMNHISKEFPGVKALDNVTLKVRAGTVHALMGENGAGKSTLMKCLFGIYRQDAGEIVLNGQKMDIRDSKVALDNGISMIHQELHPVPHRNIMENIWLGRFPVKGFGPFQLIDEKKMYQDTTELLKELEIDIDPYALVRNLSVSKIQSLEIAKAVSYNAKVIIMDEPTSSLTGNEVEQLFKIIGDLKRRGVAIIYISHKIEEILQISDEVSVMRDGKYIGTWPAAELSTDMIITKMVGRDLSQRFPERSNAPGNVILKVEGLTSPDAKSFQNIHFELRRGEVLGIGGLVGAQRTELMEALFGMRTIGAGKIYLNGVETQIKSPLDAKKRKIALLTEERRVTGIFPVLSVLENTAVARLSSYETSYFLLDEKKRKAEAIAGIEKLRVKTPSIATLIKNLSGGNQQKVLFARWLLTEPDILLLDEPTRGIDVGAKFEIYSIIAALAKQGKSIIMISSEMPELLGMSDRIMVMCEGRITGIIDGKTATEEEIMRLATRRLA, encoded by the coding sequence GTGGCAGAAACCGGATTTTTATTGGAAATGAACCATATCTCTAAAGAATTTCCCGGCGTAAAGGCCCTTGACAATGTGACTCTCAAGGTGCGTGCGGGCACAGTGCATGCTCTGATGGGGGAAAACGGCGCAGGAAAGTCGACGCTGATGAAATGCCTCTTTGGAATCTATCGGCAGGATGCCGGGGAAATCGTGTTGAACGGTCAAAAAATGGACATACGTGACTCCAAAGTGGCGCTTGACAACGGCATATCAATGATCCATCAGGAACTGCACCCGGTTCCCCACCGCAATATCATGGAAAATATCTGGCTTGGGCGCTTTCCGGTGAAAGGCTTCGGACCTTTTCAGCTCATTGATGAGAAAAAGATGTATCAGGATACGACGGAGCTGCTGAAAGAACTGGAAATCGATATCGATCCCTATGCATTGGTCAGGAACCTGTCCGTATCAAAGATACAATCTCTTGAAATCGCAAAAGCCGTTTCATATAACGCCAAAGTGATCATCATGGATGAACCGACCTCATCCCTGACGGGAAACGAAGTGGAACAGCTGTTTAAAATCATCGGAGATTTAAAACGGCGGGGCGTCGCGATTATCTATATCTCCCACAAAATTGAAGAAATCCTGCAAATATCGGATGAAGTCAGTGTCATGCGGGATGGTAAATATATCGGCACCTGGCCGGCCGCCGAATTGTCCACCGATATGATCATAACCAAAATGGTGGGCCGCGATCTGAGTCAGAGGTTTCCCGAACGCAGCAACGCGCCGGGTAACGTAATCCTGAAAGTGGAGGGTCTTACCTCCCCCGATGCCAAATCCTTTCAGAATATCCACTTTGAATTGCGCCGGGGCGAAGTCCTGGGCATTGGCGGACTGGTAGGAGCCCAGCGCACCGAACTGATGGAAGCGCTGTTCGGCATGCGGACGATAGGGGCAGGCAAGATTTATCTCAATGGCGTCGAGACCCAAATTAAGTCGCCGCTGGATGCTAAGAAACGGAAAATTGCCCTCTTAACTGAGGAACGGCGGGTAACCGGGATATTCCCCGTACTGTCGGTACTGGAAAACACGGCGGTGGCCAGGCTTTCGTCCTACGAAACATCTTATTTTCTCCTGGATGAGAAAAAAAGAAAGGCCGAGGCAATCGCCGGGATCGAAAAACTGCGGGTGAAAACACCCTCCATCGCCACTCTCATTAAAAATCTGTCCGGCGGCAACCAGCAGAAAGTGCTGTTCGCCCGCTGGTTACTGACTGAACCGGACATATTGCTCCTTGATGAACCGACCCGCGGTATTGATGTTGGCGCTAAATTTGAAATCTACAGCATCATCGCCGCTCTGGCCAAACAGGGAAAGAGTATCATCATGATTTCCTCGGAGATGCCGGAACTCTTGGGTATGTCGGACCGGATCATGGTTATGTGTGAAGGCCGGATTACCGGCATCATTGACGGAAAGACCGCTACGGAAGAAGAAATTATGCGCCTTGCAACCCGGCGTCTAGCGTGA